aagggtcaagagctcaactaaagcaaatacTAATCTACATGACAGTGatcaaatgaaacattttcaattagacatcaacatctaaacctctgttaattctcaagatcttctgtagacgtgtgacagaaataaagtcagtctggtcaATCCCACATTTCTTGCCATTTTTGGTTAATTTTTTCCCAGATTATACATTTTACTTCCGCTTTACTGATTCTTGTTTGCATTTCTACATTTTCCCTCTTTAATGCCTTCTTTGTGACCTTGTCCACTTTTTTAATGTCCTCCACTCCTATTTGCGCCGGAACCCATAAAAATGTAACTAGTCCACCCTGGTGTGGTATTCTTGTAACTGAGTAGAGAATTTCATATAGTATATCCTGACGACTTGAATGGAATGATATTAGACTAACTTGAGCTAAGCTGAGTCTGTACATATTATGATTTTGTCAATTTTTGCTTTATCCACCCAACGTAATGCAACTAAAATTGCAACCATCTccactgtactgtacatactgTTAAATTATTAGAAGTTCTTCTATTGATTTAAATTCCTCATGCTGGAACCACCACACTCATTCCTGTTACCCCTGTTTCAGGGTTCTTAGTGCCATCTGTATATTTGAGTAAAGTTTTTGTATACTTCAGTAATATAATCATTAAACACCCCAACAAGATCAGCACTTTCTTCTTTCCTTTTAATCTCTAATAGATACCAATCTACCTCTGGACATGTCATCTACCATGGGGCTATGACTGGATGTACTATTGAAGAACTGATTTTCATATCAGATACCTATCCAATTCAATCCAATACATCCCTGAAgttcataaattaattatgaCGAAGGCATACTTAATGTGTAAAGACAGGCCGAATAGAGCCTCACAGAGCTTCACAATATTTTGCTGATCATTTGTTCCCTTTTCATCTGTCAAACAAATGCAAAATCAACACAACTGTGAACATGAACAGTGGCAATAAAGgtaaacatgaatttaaaacttttttaagCTGTCTTACAATCTCTAATTATATTTGAGGCGCCTGTTTCTTAACTGATGACTGGGATTACAAACCCCTGTGATGTGTGGCAAATTAAAAAATCAAATTAGGTGAAGGATGGGTCAAAAGATATCAAGaccaataatattttaaaaaataataaaaaatatatatatattttgaagatcTTCTCTGTGTGTAATTGTGTCTATTGTGCAATATTCAGctatagaataaaataatataacattcagCTAACAGAAAACTCAAGTGATGCTGACAGATCACAGCGAAAGTCCAATCTCTCGTTTAGAGAGTTCCCTACGTGTGCGTACACTGGAGTCAGGGGCGTAGCAACCGGGGGGACGGGGGGACACGTCCCCCGCACTTTTAGAAACTGGTGATTCTGACCCCTGCTATTTTTTTGGATCCAGCGTGAATATTTCCGGCACCGGCAGTGTTCTCTGATTTGTTACTTagatttgagtgaactaacattcagccaatcacagagcGAATCATCTCTTGGGCGCGTCTGCTATGAGCTTCAAATCTCTTGTTGGTGTTGTGAGTTTTCGTTCGTTCATTCGCCGTCTGGGATAAAATGCACCccagaaaaaaagcaaaggaCGATTACATCCttttttcaaacacacactgtaAGTATGTTACAGTATGTCGTGATGACACGAATCACGCGATAAAGTTTTCATGTTATGATTTAAACTACTGTAACGTCAAAAGACAACAGAACCTGTATGGACCTCGTCACGTCGCGCCGGATTCAGTGTGTTAAATGCTCTCCTACTTGTTGCTTTgtataaaagcgtctgctaaatgagaCGTAACAAATTATTGGTTTCTGCTGTCTTTTGTTGCCTACGTGCTGCTCGCGGAGTAGAATTATCCTTtcacaataaatcaaatttgttttgcaccgaatatcttaaaatactttatcaaatttaaaatatatatttttttatactttatgtaaatattctacTTTATGTCCTAACTGGTCTGTAGGAAAGGCAGGCTGTGACGTCACTGACAGAGAGAGGGGACAGTTGCTCAACCTCTCCAGAATGTGTACAGGTGagatttgtataaaaaaaagcaGATTGACTATTTTAAGGCAGTGTTTTCTTAATTGGAACTGTTTGCCAATATTTTAAGGAATTACACATCAATTTAATTCCTTAAAACAAAAGATCAACCATcaatcacctttatttatatagtgcttttaataatacagattgtgtcaaagcactGAACAGTATCAAATAGGAGAATAGAGTAATTTATAATGACAAGATTAAACACTGAATTTCCAGTTTAAGGCATTTTATTATTGAATGcagagaatattttaaatatcataaaatatcTTTATCTAAATAAAGTATAGATGGTCTCACATTGGTCTCAAAGTCCTGcagtatttttaaattttgaggATGATTTCACAAAAATAGGTTCCTGTAAGCTATCACGGCATGTTCCCAAAATTGCCACTGGGGTGCTGTAAAATGCCAATTGGTATTCTATTTagaatttattattatgaacatCAGCTTTGGGTCACATCACCATACAGCTGTCCCCCCCACTTTTAAAATGGCTGCTACGCCCCTGACTGGAGTGACTTTTATTATGAAACATCTCGTTCGTGACATTAGTTTCCGctattttactttcactttcacaagCCGCTCGCTGTCCATTTCTTCATGTGTTAATGCGCGCGATGGAATACCACATTTAATACATGGTGTATATGTTAGAAAATTCAGCACAACTGAATGATGCCAATGGATGTGAACATTCAAATACCATATATAAAGAGTTCAGTTCTCCTGTCATTCTTCGGAGACCCGTGTTTGTGCATCCACCTGTAAATGCGTGTTCCTCCCCCCCAAACCAGTTCAGCGGTAACCCCTGGAGCCGATTCTAAACATTTTATTGGCCATGTCAATCACAGTAATGATTACCTACACCCCCAGTCACTGTAACTTCAGCCAACGAATTGGTTGCAGGGCGGGGATTTCCGCACAACAGTTCGCGGGAAATTTCTTTATAGAGTATTGGCGCGCAAAGTGCATGGAAAGCATGGACGTGATTTtaagttttgtgtttttgtttttatttgcagACGGTAAGACATTCTACGTTACAATCTCTGTTCTAGTcaaccataaaaatgaataacaaacGTTGCGCAGTAATTTGGCAGAATATGTTTGTCCCACGTCTCCGCAATTTCTTCCACGTGCTGCATTGTATCATATGAAGTAGAAACGCATCAAtgtaaactgaataaaaaacttatgccaaatgaataaatgaacatCAAAGAAAAAGTAGTAggctatttttttcttttactgcaTAACCCACTATTAAAAGTAGGctacattttgcatttaataGCAAATAGAGTTTTATGTGTAATATTCTTAATGGGTGATATAAATCTATGAGAATAGGCTTAACTTTAAGAACAGGGAAGGCAGGTAATTATGAATTTGGTCCGTGTAACACTTCACAATTCAATTTTCAGACCATACAATGCAAaggcaaaaatgaaaaattgaaaccAGACgttcatttttcttgtttttcggTTACATCATCAATGGATATTTGCCATTTTACCccttttttcaattttactttGGCTAAATTACGACTTTAGAAACAAgcatttgaataaatgaaatcTAACCGATTTCTATTTTTCCATTGTTTGTCTTGTAATTTGCGCTGTGGGCTGTACCATTAGCACAGGGGGTGTGGCCGCGGATCATCTCATTGATGTAACTGCTTTATTTACACTGCATGCATGTTGAGGAGTAGTTTAAAAGAATGGAGGATGACCTTTTTCACCCAAAGTGCTATcatgtttaattattaatataataactgTGCTAAATATAAGGCAGTCCGGACTGGCCATCGCGTATCCAGACATATTTCTCACAATCTCTGTGATCTGTAGAAAACATTTTCACAGCACTTCctgttttataattttatttggtTTATAATTGTTCGTTTCTATAGGTTCATCTGGCACTAATAGAGTTAAAGTGTctgtgatggagggagattcagtcactctaaacactAATGttgaaacagacaaacaagACGATATCTCATGGTATTTTAATAACACTCGCATCGCTCAAATCACTGGAGATCTCAGTTATAGttgtacagatgttcagtgtaatgaaggaactgagagattcagagacagactgaagctggatcatcagactggatctctgaccatcacgaACACCAGAAACACAGACTCTGGAGAATATAAACTACTGATCACCAGCAGCAGCGACAGTGAAAAGATCTTCAGTGTTTCTGTTCATGGTGAGTCATTTAAGGAATTTCATGAGTGAACCTGTTTAAAAGAaagttatatttgttatataacatatatagtTGTGCTCAAAATTATACCCTTTGTAAATATGactaaagaaaataaatctgcattgttaatccttttgatctttttattttaaaaatttacaaaaatccaACCGTATATTGAAGAATAAGAGTATTTTAAATGAGGGGaaatctcattatgaaataaatgtttttctctaatacacattgctcacaattaatcatacccttttattcaattctttttgcaacctccttttgccaagataacagctctgagtcgtcttctataatgcctgatgatcACCTGACAaaagatcagagaccattccttcatacagaatctctccagatccttcagattcccagtttcatgttggtgcttcttctcttcggttcacttcactcattttctttagggttcaggtcagggaactgggatggtcatggcagaagcttcattttgtgtttagtgacacatttttgtgttgattttgatgtttgtttttggatcattgtcccgacgGATGATCCGTCCACGGTCCATTATACGAGTTCTAACAGATAGAATCCATGAttccatgtatctgaacaagatccagcagtatatttcattgtacacatggggtactttttatccctgtgtgcaccaaaccaaTCTTAAGAGTTTGCTGCTAAAAAAGCTAATTTTAAAAAGTACCCCTTgtgtaaaatgaaatatattgctggatctttaatgttgtgggcctatttttctgccggagatcctggacatcttgttcagatagatggtatcatggattcaatcaaacagcaaaagataaaaaatcaaaacctgactgtcccTGTTAGAACTCTTacaatgggccgtggttggagcttccatcaggacaatgatccaaaacaaacatcaaaatcaacacaaaaatgtgtcactgagcacaaaatgaagcttctgccatgaccatcccagtcccctgacctgaaccctatagaaaatgagtggagtgaaccgaagagaagaagcaccaacatgaaactgggaatctgaaggatctggagagattctgcatgaaggaatggtctctgatctttTGTCAGGTgatcatcaggcattatagaagacgaCTCAGAGCTgctatcttggcaaaaggaggttgcaaaaagaattgaataaaagggtatgattaattgtgagcagtgtgtattagagaaaaacatttatttcataatgagatttCCCCTCATTTAAAATACTCTTATTCTTCAATATACGGTtggatttttgtaaatttttaaaataaaagatcaaaaggattaacaatgcagatttattttcacagccttctttggtcatataTACAAAggatatgaataattttgagcacaactgtatatacagtatatacacagtagtatattgttttaatttccACAGTTCTTtcccatttgtgtgtgtgtgtttttggcaTAATAGAGCAGCTGTTGGTTTGTGTTTCAGGTGTTTCTGCTGCTGAAAGAGATGAAGTGAAGAGAAAGTCAGTGAAGGAGAGAGAATCTGTTACTTTAGATCCTGGTGTAATAAAAAACCCAAATGATGAGATGACATGGCATTTTAATAACACACTCGTTGCTGAAATCATTGGAGATCCAAGTAAGATCTGTACATATGTTCATACTGaagagagattcagagacagactgaagctggatcatcagactggatctctgaccatcacaaacaccaaaAACACAGACTCTGGAGAATATAATCTAcagatcagcagcagcagcttcaACATAAAAAGGggcttcagtgtttctgtcacTGGTGAGTAGAGTTTAGTTTTATCTTCCTTGaacaaatttaaaatgttttcattgtgGAATGTTAGAGAGCgttagcttttattttattgatcatATTACACTATAATTGACAATCACCTTCACACTGAGCTACACACCATTTTGACACAACCAACACAtgcttttcaaaaaatattagttattaacattaaaaaaacaccaGATGGCGCCATTTAtcagttatattaaacttaCAACTGATGGCCAAAGCCGAAAGTGCAAATATGAGGAGACATTAGTAAAAATGATTATCAGTCACtctataaataataatgattgTCTGTCTTCAGCTGTTCCAGATTCAGGTCTGTCTTCAGGTGCTGCAGCAGGAATAGCTGTTGGTGTCTTACTGCTTGTGGCGGCTGTTGTGATTTTTTGCTGCAAGCGTCAAATAAGAAGAAAAGGTAAGAATTACAGTACTGATGAGAAGTTTGATTCTTTTCTGCAAACTGGTTCTTTCCTagtgttttttcagtaaccagaACCTCAATACTAGGGATGTACTGATCCAAGTTTTTTTGTGCCCCTGATCAGGGATGTTCAGAgagggggcaggggctcaaatgTGAGAAAGGGGCATCTATCactacaattattttttatataatttcaaTATAACGGTTACTATAGTAATTATGTACACTGTCTGGCCACAGaaaagtgttccttacaacttgtcaaataaacctaatccatggatattgacgcataacctgattttgctgagttcaacatgttcctgggtcaacatttttgttgatcctggaacaacattcaaatcaaccaatcagatttgagggacaagtttacagattatgtcaagtttaggcttaaaatgatgaattggtgcttctacatcagtgttattcatctatcatttctctcagatttttgggataacttatgggtagggttaggtttaggggtaggaatagggttaagactaaattttcagactagaatgttgtttcaggatcaacaaaatatgttgacccaggagcgcatctaactcagcaatatcaggacgtgtggatattgacatgcagccatgAATTGTgcttcctgacatttatatgtgcctgatttcgacgccggtGAACGCCGTAGGTCTAAACGGAGTGATGACTTTTttaaacacccaattatgcagaatgtaagatggtaaatatttaattgagttggcaacacaatatataacaatgcaatatatagggtatgattttactgcaaaatccaacattttgacacaaaatgataactgcaaatccatgtttctctgcctggagtccagctgtttctgtgaattgcagcgatacatttgcttctttttttttttcggtaGCTTTCGgctttgtgtttttgtgacattcacactgaaaaccaATGCAGTCTTTTCCCACTAAATGTGTGTAACCGCAGTCATAATGGTCGACGGCGACATCACTATAGAACTGCTGCTCACTGATATtttcttgttcttttttttctgaccATACTCCGAGATGGCTgtgtgtgaaaatcccagtagatcagcagtttctgaaatactcagaccattGTGCTGCATTGTGATCTGTTGGAACTGCCTGAAGTAAGCAGACATGCTATTTAAAGTAATCTTCCCTTGCTTGACGGGAACTTCAAAATGGCAGTGGGGATTCCCAGAGATGAAGTTTTTGGGGAAATTTGAGTGATgtgacatgtggccaagtatggcaACCCATACTCATTCATTTGTGAACCCATACTCATTCATActctgcatttatttcatccaagtgcacacacacagcagtgagcaGTGAACACACCACTGGAGCAGTGGGCATCCATTTTTGCTGCGGCACCCGGGGAGAAATTgaggttaggtgccttgcttaAGGGTACCTCAGTCATACCTCAGGGGTTCATTACAAGTCTGAccctctaaccattaggccacaactgcccctcTTGAGTGTATGTCTAAAGTGGAGTTAATGTAGCCATATTGGACAGGTCAGCACATGTCCGATGTCTCTTCCTGCCTGAGGCTTCTTGtggcatctctctctctcactctctctctaaAAAGCTGAGTAGTTGGCAACTGGCTCCAGTCAGTGCAGGAGGCAGCTGTAATTGCTGTTGCTGGGGCAATGCTGTTAATGAATGGTAAGCACCTAGCcacacagtgtgtgtgtataatatggagttggcccaccctttgcagctataacagcctcaactcttctgggaaggctttccacaagatttaggagtgtgtttatgggaatttttgatcATTcatctagaagcgcatttgtgaggtcaggcagtgatgttggcgagaaggcctggctcacagtctccgctctaattcatccaaaaggtgttctattgggaagaggtcaggactctgtgcaggccagtcaagttcctccacaccaaactcgctcatccatgtctttatggaccttgctttgtgcactggtgtgcagtcatgttggaacaggaaggggccatccccaaactgttcccacaaagttgggagcatgaaattgtccaaaatgtctcgGTATgttgaagcattaagagttcctttcactggatcTAAGgggtcaagcccaacccctgaaaatcaaccccacaccataatccccctccaccaaactttacacttggcacaaagCAGTCAGgtaagtaccgttctcctggcgaCCCCCAAACCCAGACTtatccatcggattgccagacagagaagtgtgattggtcactccagagaacacgtctccactgctctagagtccagtggcggtgtgctttacaccactgcatccgacgctttgcattacACTTGGAGATgcaaggcttggatgcagctgctcggccatgaaacccattccatgaagctctctacacactgttcttgagctaatctgaagacTCTGTAGAAAGTTGTTGACTTCTGTGCACTGTgagcctcagcatgcgctgaccccgctctgtgattttacatgaccgtggcctaccacttcatgtctgagttgctgttgttcccaattgcttccactttgttatgataccactaacagttgacgcttgaattcactgagattctgagagcgacccattcattcacaaatgtttgcagaagcagtctgtatgcctaggtgcttgattttatacacctgtggccatggaagtgattggaacacctgaattcaatgatttggaggggtgtcccaatacttttggcaatatagtgtatgttcACCATGGTCCATTTATGTACATAATTAAAAGTTTAAACTATATAAAATCATGATATGAGTCAACATtttaactttcaaattaaaattttagcATTACATACATCAGATTATTCAAGTATATAGAACCCTTTAACAGTGTGATTGGGCAATCTCTCTCAAATAAATCCTGTCATCACAGGCGTGCAATGAATTCTGGGATAGGCAAGGCTGCAAAGGATCCATCTGTTGTATCCTTTTCACAAGAAATGAAGGGCGGATTTGGTGGCCGCATTTGAAGGAGTCTTTGAATTGGGACAGCCTTCGTTGCACTTTGGTGACGCAATCGGCCTCCAAATGCGCCCTTTAGAGGACACAGCCTTTGAACTGTGGCACAGCTTATAGCTATAGACCGTTATTGAGTCTGAGTGACGCATGTGAAAAGTGAGTTTTGATTAAGTAAACCTGCATCAGCACTGACTTGAGCTGCACACTGTTTCAGACAATTCAGTCCAATTTGGTGAACTGGCTCATCCATGAACTGGTTCAGAAGAACGATCTGAAATGATCAAATAGTTCTCATGATTTGACCATTGCTATATTACTCACAGCTGAAGTAACAAGATGgaaattgtgttttaaagacCTTTTAAAAAGATTATTCTAAATAACCAATGTGTTTAATTGTGTTTGTTACTGTTTTTCAGGATGCAGGGATGCAGCACAATGATCAGGTAAGAAACTATGTGCACTAAATTTGTATGagtacaaaaaacatttaaatctgcaAGCTGGCAACATGTTTGTGTTTACTTGGTTtgattcagaaatcattacatatgaaacataaaacaataaCTGACTCTTCCGCAGAGCATGGACACATTTCGTATTATGTAATTGGaatgatttaattatattatcatcataattatatttatttaccgtAGATCATTATGGCCCTGTTCTAGGTTTCAGGTGTAATACAAATGTGCACTTTGAAATGTTTTCCCATTTTGTCACTTTTTTTAATCACCtagcaaaacacacacacacacacacacacatttattatatatatatatatatatatatatatatatatatatatatatatatatattagggctgtcaatagattaaattttttaattgtgattaatcgcacATTTATCGAGAAATTAAGCATACACCATATATCTTGCTTAACATGTCCATTTTGCTCTCATTGCCTATTTCCAGGAAAGTAAACCATCGAAGTGTGATTCTCACAAtactatttttttaaagcttttttcaaggtaaatttgggtgtctttccaaaaaagtacacttgcagactccaaaaggacaccaaataaccaaatgacgagtctgtataattcatacatttatgtacaccAAAGCTCCCATAAAAAAATTGCAGCAAAAAACGTTTCAGAATTCACAGTGTATAGTGTGTGCAACAGCAAATggcttgtttacattttagacaagtcAAGTTGTGATACTGAACAGGATCACATGGAGATGCCAAAAAACCTAAACCAACCACCTTGACCTTCATATAAACTAAAGtacacagcaacatacacaggacaaatccaaacattatcctgaatgtgtgtgaaaacaacgtgaatgtactgaaatgtgcATAAATACAATGTGTCATCAGTGCATCATGAGCGCTCATGCATGAGTTGTTTGCGCATCAATATAACGGACTCACGCATGCTTCTGTACATAACGCAATCATTGTATCTTTGTAATAACTTGTATTAACCCTTTCAAgcatgagtttaaaatattctaactgaccccCCATTCAAATATTTTCTGAATGTGATATGTGTATCATAATGCTTCAGACACTTTCATGCAAACATAATCCAGTTGTTGTCAAGTATTGACAAAAGTCATAGAGACCAAATAATTTGATCAGGTTCATCTTATTTTTAGGGctaatttggattttttttcttcagcttatttatttatttatttattaattattttttttttaccttctgTAAATCTGTTTTCTTGCAGGCAGATGGTGTTAAAGAATTGTGCCCTAATCAGAACGAGATTTCACTGGTGGATGATGCCAACGAGACGTCCTATAATCAGACTGAGTAGAGGATACTGACAAACACAACTAATCAGTTGTCCCCTAATCATACTGAGATTGAGCCTGAAGCTGCCAGTGAGACTTCAATgtaactttcttttttcttcaaaatttaattgttgtgttttttgccTTTTATTATGAGAAGACAGCGAGTAGACAGGAAGCAAAGAGGGAGAGAGGAGGGGGACAGGGTCAGGAAGGGTCTGCTAGCTGGGACTCAAACTTGGGTCACCTGAAGTTCAGTGGTTATATATTTCAGCACACTACCCTTGAGCCTATTGGTGCAGACACCATGCAACATTACTAATTATTTTGATATGTTaattgaaatggaaaatgaGAATATGGAAAATTTGAATCCTCAAATTTGTCAACCCTAACCaataccaaaaatgaaaattatgtgaattacttaccctcatgctgtaagacctttgttcagtTTCAAAACACATAtgcagatatttttgatgaaatctaacTTCTATCTCTTCATTGGTAAAGTAaagatattattaaagtaatccatgtgatcTAGTgctttaacctcaattttatgaagtgacaccTGTGCTTCTTTGCACAAAGAAGACATGATTTACCACTTTAAGAAAATATTGACCTCCATTCCATTAGGGAGAGCACCAcgcatgtgtgttgtgttgacTCCAGAGCAGACActgttttatttgtaaataaaagggtcgattgtttttttgtgcaaacaaagcactcatgtTGTTTCATAAAATTGAGCTTAAACCACTGGgatcacatggattactttaacaATATCTTTCCTACTGTTGAGGGCCTTGAATGTGCTAGTTGCGTTGCTGTCAgtgaagggacagaaagctctgagatttctccatttgtgttctgaagatcttACGAGTGTGAAACgacatcagggtgagtaattaatgacagaaatttcactCTTGGATGAGCTAACCTTTTAAGCTATATTGACATTTCTTTAAAAGCTACAAATAAACAGCATACCACTAATAACATGAAGAACAAGGAAATACTTAACAAGCAACAGAACAGTGGGGccttaacattttttattatagaggTTTGTTAAAGCTGCTAAATTGGCCCACACAGGAAGTTAGTTTTTGTTTCTTGTCATTTACACTGTAAGATCTAATAATGCACTGATATACCAGTTATTTTGCCCTGTTTGGATATTGAATCATAACTGatagaaatgactgaatttgTTGCCAAGATGGACACACAGCTGCAACACCTGCTCTTCACAGAAGTTTGTACATGGATGTGTAAAATACTGTGAGGTAGTCAGGCATTTGAATCTGCACTACTGATTTTGTTGGTGTTATCACCGGTATTGTTGTTAATGGAGAAGACTAATTATGGTGCTATTGTAACTATTCGGTTGTTAAGTGTGACGTCATGCTGCAGTgcttccgggtccaaacgctctttctcataccacaagaatacaacaaatggtgctaatatacacacacgatgtggtgtaatactacaaaaaattataatcataacctttatctccataccaaaatcccagatggccagacagtgattaatcttttataaatcattaaaatattaatgtctgtgacgctgtgagcacagagactgtaagtatttttttaagtattgACTGTTTTGTAGACTGtaagtgttttaaatgtttaaatttaaaatgttaaatgtttaatatgaataaatagcgctcataaacgtcTGTGGAGatgatggcattctcaagtgaaacgagtcgaggcttgaACCCACTGACGGCGTTCCtcacgtcacgacttaacaagcggatagccTTTTTAACCAGCTTAAATGGCAAACTGCCTGT
This genomic stretch from Megalobrama amblycephala isolate DHTTF-2021 linkage group LG2, ASM1881202v1, whole genome shotgun sequence harbors:
- the LOC125263505 gene encoding carcinoembryonic antigen-related cell adhesion molecule 1-like encodes the protein MSITVMITYTPSHCNFSQRIGCRAGISAQQFAGNFFIEYWRAKCMESMDVILSFVFLFLFADGSSGTNRVKVSVMEGDSVTLNTNVETDKQDDISWYFNNTRIAQITGDLSYSCTDVQCNEGTERFRDRLKLDHQTGSLTITNTRNTDSGEYKLLITSSSDSEKIFSVSVHGVSAAERDEVKRKSVKERESVTLDPGVIKNPNDEMTWHFNNTLVAEIIGDPSKICTYVHTEERFRDRLKLDHQTGSLTITNTKNTDSGEYNLQISSSSFNIKRGFSVSVTAVPDSGLSSGAAAGIAVGVLLLVAAVVIFCCKRQIRRKGCRDAAQ